Proteins encoded together in one Paracoccus sp. SMMA_5_TC window:
- a CDS encoding glycosyltransferase family 4 protein encodes MTADRGILLDVSRLVSRLGRGPLTGIDRVEAEWLAHLQGRRHLLLCRAGRAQWVLDPAAGALLLGWLANRGNLPPAPGLLARLRLRLGRGPATGALHALAPWALRRAGRDGQGLGAFVLAHLGAGAAYLNVGHSNIAPRLWQNLRPLIRAVLLHDTIPLDHPEFTRAGQSQRFQDRFRAAMQQADLVLAISAVTRDAVLEWSRKLAVDPHAPVVIAPIGTRLTAPAPTPPLPAGLPDDRPLFLTLGTIEPRKNHALLLDAWAQLPAGPMLVIAGRRGWENREVFARLDALAPGAAVRECGDLDDAEVAALMQHCHALLMPSRAEGFGLPLTEAAARGVPILCSPLPVAREILGDYPIYLPADAPSDWASEIARLAAVPRQRLSPARVPGWEAHFAAVAAALAGLVARPRATG; translated from the coding sequence GGTCGAGGCAGAGTGGCTGGCCCATCTGCAAGGCCGGCGACATCTGTTGCTGTGCCGGGCCGGGCGCGCGCAATGGGTGCTGGACCCAGCGGCGGGGGCCTTGCTGCTGGGCTGGTTGGCCAACAGGGGCAACCTGCCGCCGGCGCCGGGGCTGCTGGCGCGGTTGCGGCTGCGGCTGGGGCGCGGGCCGGCAACCGGGGCGCTGCATGCCCTGGCGCCCTGGGCATTGCGGCGTGCGGGCCGCGACGGGCAGGGGCTGGGGGCCTTTGTCCTGGCGCATCTGGGCGCGGGCGCAGCCTATCTGAACGTGGGCCACAGCAATATCGCGCCGCGGCTGTGGCAGAACCTGCGCCCCCTGATCCGGGCGGTGCTGCTGCACGACACGATTCCGCTGGATCATCCCGAATTCACCCGCGCCGGGCAATCGCAGCGGTTTCAGGACCGTTTCCGGGCGGCGATGCAACAGGCCGATCTGGTGCTGGCGATATCGGCGGTGACGCGGGACGCGGTTCTGGAGTGGTCCCGGAAACTGGCGGTGGACCCGCATGCGCCGGTGGTGATTGCGCCCATCGGCACCCGCCTGACCGCGCCGGCGCCGACGCCGCCGCTGCCCGCCGGCCTGCCCGATGACCGGCCCTTGTTCCTGACCCTGGGCACGATCGAGCCGCGCAAGAATCACGCCCTGCTGCTGGATGCCTGGGCGCAGCTGCCCGCCGGGCCGATGCTGGTGATCGCCGGTCGCCGGGGCTGGGAAAACCGCGAGGTGTTTGCGCGGCTGGACGCGCTGGCGCCGGGGGCTGCGGTGCGCGAATGCGGCGATCTGGACGACGCCGAGGTGGCGGCGCTTATGCAGCATTGCCACGCGCTGCTGATGCCCAGCCGGGCCGAGGGTTTCGGCCTGCCGCTGACCGAGGCTGCCGCGCGTGGGGTTCCGATCCTGTGCAGCCCCTTGCCTGTGGCGCGCGAGATCCTGGGCGACTACCCCATCTATCTGCCCGCCGATGCGCCGTCGGACTGGGCGTCGGAAATCGCCCGGCTGGCGGCGGTGCCACGACAGCGGCTGTCGCCTGCCCGGGTTCCCGGCTGGGAGGCGCATTTTGCAGCCGTTGCCGCCGCCCTTGCCGGACTGGTGGCACGGCCACGAGCAACGGGTTAG